ATgaacgaaattaaatatattttgtagttaTGAATTCTTATATTACAAATCTCTCACTATTTCTTTTCCTTAGCCCATAGATCATAATTTACAGTTGACTgaaatgttacaaattattccattaagttcataatttatgatatcagATTAAAAGTCGTCCTTAAATGAAATCAGTAGTAATCCTACTACAACTGCTAAGGATATCTATTTTACTaagattataaacgcgaaagttatGTTAATGTATAGATATAATGTATGGTTGTTTGTTATCTTTTAATGCAAAAACagctgaaatttggtacagagatagatttgcacataggctactttttacccagGTACCCCGTGAGTGACGCCGCGCATTAAAGCTAGTACATGCTAATTAACTTACTTGTTTAAACCTAGGCAATAGCTTAGGCAACTTATCTTCAATTAGAGCTTCCATTAGCTTCGCGTACGCCTCGGCTTtcgctatatttttttcaattaattcagTGTCATTTTTCTCTTTCTCCATTGATTCTTGAGTGCTATCTGCATTCGCGTTATCAACCTTTGTCTCAGTTAAATCAGCAACATGAttcatttgtttcaaaatcACATTAGCATTGTCCTTATCAGCGTACATATTTTTTGCCTAGGGACatgtttaattgttaaaaaaattatttaatttcacaaaaacattaatttcatttagacTTATTTCACGACTTACATGCGTAAAGATTTCTTCCAACTTCTTGCTGAGCAACTTAGTGATATtcatcttaaaatatttctttggtTCCTCTGAAAGTCAACTTACAAATtagtagattataaattacttcaaCTCTAATGCCTAATTCAATTATACAGCTAAGTTTAACtagaaatacaaaacaaaaaagacaataaacaagtttttgacatacaacaattattgtcgtaaatagaataaacaatGAACAGTCAGTTCATTACCATATtcgatattttgtatattcatatttcatttcacGAATGTCTATTTCAAGCCATTcattggaaataaattataaaatgatgacATAACTACCTGATGAATCAAGGCATGACTTTTCGCCCAAGGAAGAAAGGTTGTAGTTGTGAGCTTGTTTGCCGAGTTCAAACAATTCGGCGTCAGTGTCTTTCGGATATTTTTTGCGATATGTATCGACAATATCCGTTACGTGCCCGACCACCTTGCCCGTCATGACGCCTCGAATCCGACCTCTGATTATCTTCTTAATCATTTTTAGGACATAGAACGTCATGGAGGGGTTCGTTATGGTGGGTTcgaattgttttatatctttCATAATTGACCCCAGAGCTAATTCCAAACGCCCGTTCATTTGCGGGGACGGTTTTACATTGGGTTGCAGAATCAAGTCGTCACCGACAAGCGGCAAGTTTTTGGTTGGTCCCTCCGTTTGCTGTTTTTGTATATAGGGAGTGCGCAATTTCGGTTTGGTAACTTTAGTTGGATTGAAATCTTTACGCGGCGGCAGAGATTTCGGAATCGGCTTTGCGTTTTGTCGATTCGGGTGAGCGGGCTTGGAATTTTTGAAGTTCAGCTTTTGCGGGTCCATGAAAAGACTGAGGAGTGGTTGTGGTTGTGGTTTAGGATTGTTGTAGTTTTTAGGTTTGGGTTCAGTATTATTATGCGCCCATGGCTCGACTCTTTGCGGCGGTTCATATCGCCGCGAGAGCGGAGGTTCTACAGCCTGGCGTTTATTGCCTTGAGGTCTATAGTAGTTCGAACTATCATAGTCCGCCCTGTAAGAGTTCTGGCTATAGGAGCTACAAGGTTCTTGTTGGTACTGCCtctgaaaattaattgaaaatttggaTATCGTTAGTGCGACGCCTGTAGCTTTTATATCATTCAGATTTTGCTTTGAAAAACCATTGAATTTTGTTGCTTAAAATATACTGAGCTCAACTTTGTTTTATCGGATGGCCGGGTATTCAATAAACATCTACATTATTGATGTATGACATCATTTATGTAGATTATATTGATTCCTGgtatattaaaacatgaaaacaagaagtatataaacaaatgcgGATTTGTGCGCATTTTGTAAATTGGGGGTAGATAGACAGACGATGAACCTTTGATAGGTTGACAAGTAGGTGTTGGAATCTAAAATTTTagttgaaatgtttttgaatatgaaaaatagagaAAGATAAGAACGAACCTCAATACTATTTGagatattatgtatgatacataaatgtgttaaataaattatttaacataataatatacatatccAAAGTTCATATTCATATGGAACCCAATATCtttgatatgttttataactATGGTGAAAGCAAAAGGTTTTCTCATCAACTGAGAAAAAGTGAAGGAACATTTGACACGAATATTTAGGCTGCGTGTTTGCagtcaaacaattttttttttgaggaatagtaaattttaacaatgacAATAAACACTTTATAGAACAGAATTTGTCGAGTATAGTTATTActcaaaaaaaagtaaataaatttttgaatatacataatatttcaaaattgaataatacctaaatccaaaataaaaaaaccaaacaAGTCTTTAGTTCATCTTAACCATTATAAAGTGATAAAAAGCATTTGTATTAAACACCATTAGAAAGATGCATCTTTACTGACTAACataggttatataatatataccagGGGTGAGGTGGACATACCCCcaggtttttttaattttacttcaaggttttattacagatataacctaaaacgtaaataattaGTAGTATATACtagaatattttcttattattcaatgtgtaatttgtatattataatgttttaataatgaaaagaattatttttataataataggaatattatttaagttactTGTAACTCAAGAAAggctgaacagattttgatgattttggTATTTGTGATTTgtcttcatttaaataaaaactgcaaattttaaaacctGCAAAAACATactttctataaatttttagaacAGGTAGGTTCTAAGTTTTTCTATGCAGAACTGCAGGAAGCAGTcattaatacaatatgatTACCTTTAGATTAAATTGGCGCTCACGATGGAGCAGCTCATGCTCCTGTTGTATCATATCCCTTTTCCTTTTCAAAATCTCCAGTTCGATATCTAATtcctataaaacaaataatgcatCTAGTGGTAGGAAAATTGATTGTGCCTACtagtattgtaaatgtgaaaataagtCTCAGTTTCTTCTACACTCCAAAATCGCTGAtttgatttggatgaaatttattaattttttttttaagattgaaGAGAGGATATTGGATACATTTTATCCTTGGGGGAATGCAAACTGCAGGTGAAACCATCTTTCTATCTTTAACTTTGACAACACGGGTGAAACTTGAGTAGAAAGTAACTTCTAATATACACACTCATCAGAGTTTATCAGtactaaattcaatattttatttgctgtAAGTATGATAGGATTTCAGAGTGGACAAAGAAGCTGATGGTTTATctgattgtaatgaaataattgtgcccatgaacatttgtggTAGGGCCTTTACCTAATTCTATGTATTCaagcgagctggcccaatgaGTGCCTCATTATCAGGCTACATACTAGATATATTGAAGTTTAAATAGCCCCTATTGAATTACTATCAAACTTTGAagaataatttacttatatattcttacatatttaagaataaaaaagtatccATGACTCAAATCGAgttgacaataatttattccGGTAGTAAATGGTTGTTTGGTTACATTGAAACTAGATACGTAAGTAAGAATCAAATAACCATAGTATAATCCAATTTCTTGTAAAAGGAAAACTAGTCGATTTCAGAATTAACACATATACTTTGTTTCTctcaagaaaaaaaagacaatagATTGGCTCAATTCAATTGAAAGTGTAACAAGGTGTAAATAATTAGTTCTATTACTTGTGGGATAAATCCCTGTTAGCATTTAATGCTTACCCTTAGATGACTGGTAATTAAAGGACCGCCTTGCGCGTTCGATTCTCGGCCATGGCTTCTCTGAGATGATCCTCTGAACGAACCACGACCCCTCATATTTTTGCTTAACAAACTTGACGgttatttagtaataattacaatgaagTTTAAGATGCTTATATCGCTAATGAAAATTCAAAGTGCCCTTCACAGAACAGTTACATGTACTTTAGTACTTAGTaacaattaaaagtaaaattgacGCTGATCGTCGAGTTCGACGAACGCCACATAAAAGTCAAAATTTGACTTTGGCCTTTCAAGTTTCCAAGTATGACAGTTATAagactttttttaaatggcaGGCACAACAAATCTTGCCAggttatgtatttgtttttatgattaaatactGTGAGGCAGTCAATTTCAAAATGCGATCTTAAgacaattttcataatataaacactggataattgtataaaaagatatctcttctaaaattattataattcataggcaaaattattacaatatacctTACGCCGGTCACTCGTATTTGCACGATTATGCAAACCAAATTTAGGACGACTGTGGCAAATGTTTTTGTTCTATACATTCATTGAACGGCATTATGCGCTCATTATGAAAGAGTAGTAGAATACTATGGCTTATTACACTACACTAATTTTAATAGACTTAATTTAGTCGTCACTGAATTTAGGAAAGTGTAATCGTAATCAACGAGTCATCCTAAATTTAGAAGTCATGATGCATTACAAAACTTACTAACTACATAATTAAACTTACCACATAGGTATATAACATAAACgacccgccccggcttcgcatgGGTGCAATGCTGATACTAAATACACTACAGAAAAACTGTGAAcgttgtatataaaaacatactgCCGCCCCGGTCGGTCATATAGATCtatattaaatcaacaatGTATTTAAGCTATTTAATCGGATAATAATGCTGTATTAGTTAAAATCACTTCGaaaatttgcttttatttgtcttaaaaagtaaatgaaaaaaaatgttattgtggGATATCCATAAGAGATAGACATATACTATCGCTGAGTTTTTTGTAGACCTTTCAATGTGtacaaataattactatattattttgataaatctcGTAGGCTTCAGCGTACGTTTGCAATGTAAGcggaaaaaattataattaacgaCATCACATTAGAAACCTCAAAAGTAACAGTATTTCTCCACtatttaatggatgttatcatcatacatataaaccttcctctttaatcactctatctattaaatgccgcatcaaaatccgttgcgtagtttaaaagaattaagcatacaaagggacaCAGGGagagagaaagcgactttgttttatactatgtagtgatgtccTACTGCATGGTTTATTAATATCTTCATTGCGTGCGGCATTTTGATAATgccaaaattttaaattgagtgTAATTTCTAATCACCATAAACTTTCTAAAAATCTGGTACACTGGTAGATCACCAGTAGATCCTCTTAATAGAGGAGCTTCTTTTCACTTAGCTAGTGAAAATAATGTACCTATTCagttagtttaatattaaagtattatctTAGGTTGCCCCCAAAGATGTTTATGATATAGCTGATGCTCAAGAAGCAGAGAGAAAAAGACTAGAGGCCGCAGCACCGAAGAAGAGACGCGCGTCTTCGTTACTGCGCGCCGCTCAAAATTAGATAATCGTTGAGCAGTTTTTTATCTAGTAGTtaaaactagttttttttagttgattatattttatgtttattcaacTAGCCGCTTGATCCGGATTGATcggaaattaataatataatataacctgTGTTTCTCAAGAACAAATAGGTATTACATCTATTCTGCTAAATCGTTTAATAGGTAAATGTAGTTTTGGGACTTATTTCACTTGGTTTGAATACTgtagtttatttcattataaatcataataatattagagtaTGTaactgattatattttatacatactaattatttatgttgccACATAAGTATAACGGCTAGCTGTGCATGAATAGGTTGTACTATCATTAAAATAGAAGGTACTCTATGAGACATAAGTTTAGATCTAGTTTGTTATATctgtttttctaatttttgaACATATGCAGATTTGAGTCTGTGAGTCAAATTGCCTTACTCAAAAAACAATTCTGAACGTAATATAAATGCTTCATAACAAATATGCAATGATTTTGTTGTTTCAGGTGGAAGATGAGATTACAGATACTCCGTCGCCTCCGAAATAAAGTGAAATTTTAGTCGAAAACCATAATACTCATGCTgatcattaattaaatgcattatttctaaatttatctacttttatttcgattctattattttgtaatataacaatatccaaactgtacatttttttatgtcatagcgggcaactgagctggtggttcgcctgatggtaagcgatcaccaccgcccatgaacattcgcaaaggtagggcctctgcgaatgcgctgcccgcttatttggggtaagggaaatggaatggattaacgacgggaaagaaggaatggactaggacgggtgaggaaaaggaaacgggcctccggctcccccactcaccgtacgaaacacagtggcatgccactatttcacgccgattttctgtgggggtatggtacttccccggtgcgagctggcccatttcgtgccgaagcgtgttcgactcccacaataaattttttaaaataattgaattcttGTATGTCTGTatcaaaaatgaaatgaatttttaatttgaatttgaaacattGGGGGAATGTAAAACATACAATGGAGGTCAATAGACAAATCACCATTTAATGACTTCTACACAAGTACGTATGAACAATACAAATTacttaagattaaaaaaagtcATTCATCATCAGAACCACACTCATCTAAGACCACGCCTTCAGACAACAATGCGAGGATATCTTCATCATCcatttcatcataatcatcatatttttcaataacacCCATTTTAGATTgatttttaactgtttttatatctttagaTTTGTCTTTGCCACTCTGGATCTTTTTTGATGGAACCTTCGCAGTTTCTTTTGCTTTGTTGATTCTTTTAGCAACAGCAGTGGGTTTAGTGAATTTTTGAGGAGTTTTTGTCGTAGGCACCGTTTTAGTGGGAATATTATTTGTAGGCGGCTCAATTTTTGCTTTTACGGATTTCGGTACAATAGCCTGTTTGGCTTTTGGAgtgtttattgtttcattCTTAGcagtttctttatttttttctgcaGTTAGTCCAACAGATTTTTCAGTTTCatctgttttgttttcattaattttcccACCACTATTTTCTTTTGGTTGCGCAATCTTGgcgtttgttacttttttaacttCTGATTTTTGTGACGTTTCTTTATCTGGTGTTTGTATATTACCTGGTTTTGACGTATCgggtttatttataacttttggTTTATTTACTTCTTTGGGTTTTATATCAGCTTCTTTTACTTCCAATCTTACTGGGTTGGCTTTAGTTGTAGTACTTTCTATTTGATCTTTATTctcatttttcttttctccAGCTTTTTCTTCTGTTGCAACTTTGTTTTTAACGTCGATTTTTATAGATTCTTCTTCATCGTTATTAGTGTCTGATTTTACTTTAGGGTTTTCCTTTTCTTCGTCTTTATCATCAGCTTCATCCACAAATTTAGTTTTCAACTTTGGTGGGCACTTCATAAACGTGTAGCATGGAGTTATTGTTAGTTTTGCATTACCTGTGAtagaatgaaataatgtttaataaccTATTGTAAAAGTTAAGTTATTGTTCTTTGcttcaaatattgttttattattaagaaatttcgcaacttttataattagaaGTACACAAGTAAATTACATGCATAGaacaagtaaaattattaataaacacagACACACAACCACTGACAGTCATACCAATATCTCACAAGAATCAAATGGAAAATAAgagtaatttattacatactcaGTTACAGTAGCAATGTTAATAACTTACCACAGCTTATCACCTTCTCCGCGCATATTCTGTCGAAGTCTTCAATGGTTTTCAATTGAGCTGCGAACGTGTTGATCTCTGAAGCGACTCGCTTGAAGCctcgtattttatatttcttcaaaAACGCAAGCAAATAACTCTTCTCCGGGCGACTGGAGAATCGAACCTAAAGAacatacatagatacatatacattcatacataGATACTATTGTTTAACAAATCGTTTAATAtgctatttgaatttaattatacagtaCAACATAACACTTCTGTCTATTAAGAATTTGCATGGTATATTACTGTTTGCActtaaattagattttcaaGTATGAGAAATtcttttaagttatatttacctTGACAATTAACCTGTTATGTATATTCAGCAGCCTCTTTGTGACGTTTAATCCAATCACCTGCAACATAGAAtcgttatttcaattaattaaatataaaaacacgaAAATCTCATGATAATTTGATCCCTTCATCCCAGTTACATGAAACGAATGTATGTCACATTCGTTTTATCTAACTTGTTAATTCTACCgcagtttaaataattttaagatttaactattagaagtaaaatttatatgacttACACTAGCCAAGCcgtataaaaaaaagcagccaatataaaaatacacaatacactaaagtgaagtcccgtgtcccctactggggtatggggcagatgatatacatctgtttcactgatcgattttcttaatggacaagtaggtgatcagccttctgtgtcctgccagatcgacacatttttttttttattgtccccatcgggaatcgaacccaggacccctcggttctacgctcacgcgtttaccactgtaccaaggaggcgtcacAATACACAAGCAACCCGTATTTACTGTTTTCCTTTTTGAGTAGACCATCAGTACAATAAATTAAGGATTTAACTTACATTTCTGATATCATCACCGGCTTCGTTCCTAAACTTTTCGGCGACCAATTTCTCGTCGTCCGTTGGCGGGTCGTCGGGGAACTCTTGCCATacctgaaaaatatattttcaacatttaaataacatacgcaagctttttacacaaataaatatcgctattattaatcaaaacctttatgaaaaagaaaattcaagATTCTTTAACGgaaaattgcaatataatgctaaagtttgtaaggatgcgtgtgcgtttgttgctctttcacgcaaaaactactgagccgattgcaatgacatttggtacgtagacagctggacaactggaataacatataggttcTGAGTTTGAATGAGATTTAAATTTCGAGACGCTATAATCACAAgacaatataacatatttttatgtaaacgcaccagttgaattttatattttaaatatttgaaatgtccACGCGGTAGAAGCCGAAGAAGCAACAGCTTAATTACTACAATAGAGGAAAGATGCGTTTTatatttgcttgtttgttaCGATTTTACACAACACCTGCAcgatcgatttaaaaaattctttcaccattagaaaactACATCTTTACCGAGTAATGTAGGCTTATTTCTTTGGAGTTTTcatagcatttttattatatcttaccTTGATCATAATATGTCGCAGCTCATATTCCAACAGGCGTGTAGTGAGAGGATCTAATTCCCGCTCCGTTTCCGGGATGTCCTCTGGAAACATTTCCTGTATCGACTCGTCGGTTTCCTTTTTGACAGCCGTTGTATCTGTTGTTTATGATATGgcatttttttagaaaaaaaaaattactaaaatgaaagaaaattttgtaaatgaaaacaaattatggTTGTGTAGGTTTCAATAACGCGTCTTTCAATTAGGTACCACACAATCTCCTCAATTATGCTCATAcatgcatacaaaattatctACTGTCTTTAACGAAAAAACAGAATTTTTAATCAGAGAAGAGGCAAGAGTACAGTTTCTCCAGTAGCATTATATCTCagtaaaagcagtggtggttcagtgttgagaacctcggacttcaaaaatcgataagtcggggttcgagaccgggcgagcagtgcaggaaataaattgatttttcaatttatctgcacatgtggataacatcaccactgcttaaaacggtgaaggaaaacatcgtgaggaaaccggcatgtccaagaatcaaaacgttcgacatgtgacatctgccagcgtggtggattatggcctgaatccatataggaggcctgtgtcccagaaGCAGAACgtatatgagctgatgatgatgatgatgatgatgattatatcTTAGTGACATGAgccatatttttatcataaattttttaatttttcacggGTGAAACTGATAAATtggcaaacaaaaaaaaatatgtacaagaCCTTAACCTCTttttaggaaataaaaaaaaagaaagcatACCTGCTGCATCTTCATTGGGAACCTCATCATCCTTTCGCCCAGTTTTTTGAGACTCCTCAGTCTTGGTTTTGCGCGCTGTCTCATCTGTTTTCTGCTTCACCACTTCTGGACGtgattttatatctaatatatcaaaaaatgtgctattattaaataataatatcacacAGAGGGCGAGTTTCTATGTAACTATCCATGTTCTTACTGGAACTGTGTCAGATATGTTTTCCCTTTAAAAACTCGTTTAGATATCGAATCCTATAATTGTCGAATCACTCAGAAACGTGGCGGAT
Above is a window of Zerene cesonia ecotype Mississippi chromosome 22, Zerene_cesonia_1.1, whole genome shotgun sequence DNA encoding:
- the LOC119836015 gene encoding uncharacterized protein LOC119836015 — its product is MRGRGSFRGSSQRSHGRESNAQGGPLITSHLRELDIELEILKRKRDMIQQEHELLHRERQFNLKRQYQQEPCSSYSQNSYRADYDSSNYYRPQGNKRQAVEPPLSRRYEPPQRVEPWAHNNTEPKPKNYNNPKPQPQPLLSLFMDPQKLNFKNSKPAHPNRQNAKPIPKSLPPRKDFNPTKVTKPKLRTPYIQKQQTEGPTKNLPLVGDDLILQPNVKPSPQMNGRLELALGSIMKDIKQFEPTITNPSMTFYVLKMIKKIIRGRIRGVMTGKVVGHVTDIVDTYRKKYPKDTDAELFELGKQAHNYNLSSLGEKSCLDSSEEPKKYFKMNITKLLSKKLEEIFTHAKNMYADKDNANVILKQMNHVADLTETKVDNANADSTQESMEKEKNDTELIEKNIAKAEAYAKLMEALIEDKLPKLLPRFKQNIVSVLDVDKEYNDSKAIIEEETIKLAVKLMTNKVDLTEAKAIEAIKNDTEMASESPKVDLCQEEETKINEKSDNTETSAVKVDLPLVQNSEIVANTPENSSVKSLPKNSATPNATTPAKIIDYPYFVKLIGRPELPSRQAVYDFLQQFKPASIKKHKTVSNLLVLGFNEKDGYDKILEASGTAIGTNTMIAKASEKVATTPQNTPVRNEADKSVDKVDKTEKTEPEKNKETSLDANTTATNLHPSNLDKQITNLLTTIRQTDEHNASESAKINTESQDMEEKQDDKSCDDATIAVDTTTPSTNKAVTMETIAEVEEKTGDREDENKTIDNKITPVESKEITPNDNEDDITIDNGEKNGDTFKEEIASEGDKDPKSSLKESGRATPTRASARLATVTPSSIKTRRASRLALNNQ